In the genome of Ferrovibrio terrae, the window TCGCGGGCGTCACGTACTTGCGCACGGTGGCGGCGATTTCCTTGTTCGAGGGCCAGATGTCCTTCAGGTAGACCGGCTTGCCCTTCTTGTCATGGCCGAGCGGTTCGTTGGCCACGTCCATGTTCAGGTTGCCGGCCAGCGCATAGGCCACCACCAGCATCGGCGAGGCGAGATAGTTCGCCTTGGTCAGCGGATGGACGCGGCCTTCAAAGTTGCGGTTGCCCGACAGTACGGCGCCGACGACGAAGTCGTTGTCGGTGACGGCCTTCGAGATGTTGTCCGGCAGCGGGCCTGAATTGCCGATGCAGGTCGTGCAGCCGTAGCCGACAATCTGGAAGCCCAGAGCATCGAGATCCTTCTGCACGCCAGACTGTGCCAGATAGTCGGTGACGACCTGACTGCCCGGAGCGAGCGAGGTCTTCACCCACGGCTTGGTGGTCAGGCCCTTCTTGAGCGCATTGCGCGCCAGCAGGCCCGCACCCAGCAGCACACTCGGGTTCGAGGTGTTGGTGCACGAGGTGATCGCGGCGATCACCACGTCGCCATGGCCGAGATCAAAATTGGCGTTCTCGACCTTGGCGCGGAAGTCCACGGCGGTCTTCTTGCCATAGAAGTTGCTCATCGCATCCTTGAACTCGACCGCGGCGCGGCTGAGCGGCACGCGGCCTTCCGGGCGGGTCGGGCCGGCCAGCGAGGGCTCGACCGTCGAGAGGTCGAGTTCCAGCGTGTCGGTAAAGACCGGATCGACGGCCTTCGGGCCGCGCCAGAAGCCTTGCGCCTTGGCATAGGCTTCCACCAGCTTGACGCGCTCGGGGTCGCGGCCGCTGGCCTTCAGATAGGCGATGGTTTCGCCATCGACCGGGAAGAAGCCGCAGGTGGCGCCGTATTCCGGTGCCATGTTGGCCACCGTGCAGCGGTCGGCGATCGACAGTTCGTCCAGGCCGGGGCCGTAGAATTCGACGAACTTGTTGACCACGCCCTTCTTGCGCAGCATCTGCGTCACGGTCAGCACCAGATCGGTGGCCGTGGTGCCTTCCTTCGGCTTGCCCGAGAGGCGGAAGCCAACGACTTCCGGCAGCAGCATGGAGATCGGCTGGCCCAGCATAGCGGCCTCGGCCTCGATGCCGCCCACACCCCAGCCCAGCACGGCCAGACCATTCACCATGGTGGTGTGGCTGTCGGTGCCGACCAGCGTGTCGGGATAGGCAACTTCAGTCTTGCCGTCGATGCCGGTCCACACGGTCTGCGCCAGGTATTCAACGTTCACCTGGTGGCAGATGCCGGTGCCCGGCGGCACGACGCGGAAGTTGTCGAAGGCGGTCTGGCCCCAGCGCAGGAAGGCGTAACGCTCGCCGTTGCGCTCGTATTCCAGGTCGACGTTCTTCTGGAACGCGCCCTTTGTGGCCGAATAGTCCACCATCACCGAATGGTCGATCACGAGATCGACGGGCGACAGCGGATTGATCTTCTTGGTGTCGCCACCCAGCTTGGTCATGGCATCGCGCATGGCGGCGAGATCCACCACGGCGGGGACGCCGGTGAAGTCCTGCATCAGCACGCGGGCCGGACGGTAGGCGATCTCTCGATCCGAGCGCTTGTCCTTCAGCCACTGGGCGACGGCCTTGAGGTCGTCGACCGTCACGCTGCGGCCGTCTTCGTAGCGCAGCAGGTTTTCCAGCAGCACCTTCATCGAATAGGGCAGGCGGGTGAGGTCGCCCAGGCCAGCCTTCTCGGCGGCCTTGATGCTGTAATAGGCGTAGCTCTTATTGCCGACCTTGAGCGTGCGGCGGGTCTTCAGGGTGTCATGGCCCACCACGATCGGCACGGCGCGGGCGGCACCGATGCTCTTGCTCGCGGTCTTGGCGGGCGCTTTGCGGATGGCCGCCTTCTTGACGGCGCCCTTCTTGGTGCCAGCCTTTTTGATGGGGGGGGTCTTCTTGCGGGCGGCGGCGACCTTCCTGGCGGCCTTCTTCACCGCCTTGCGCGCAACGGCCTTCCTGGCGGCCTTAACCACCTTCTTGGCCTTCACAGCCTTCTTGGCGCTCTTGGCGGCCTTCTTGGTCTTGACCACCTTCCGGGCTGCCTTGACTGCTTTCTTGGCTTTCACGGCCTTGTTGCCCTTGGCTTTCGCCGGGCTCTTCGCCTTCGCGGCCTTGCGCTTAGTCTTCTTCGCGGCTGTCACGGGGCAATCCTTTCGTAGCGGAAACAATATTGTACGGCTGGTCGGGCGGGCGGGACGGCCCGTGCTGATGCCGCAAATAGGTGACGCAAAACCAACCTTTTGCCAAGCAGTTTCGGCTGGAGGAAAGTTCAATGGGGGTCGAAATTTAGGCAAGACAAGGGGGCTGTCCCGGGGGGGAATCTACCGCCCCTTGACGGGGATTGGCCCGGACCTTTATCAACGAGTGATAACGACGGCGTGGCTACGGTTACGTCGCGGAGCAGGAGGCGAACATATGTCCGAGACGTCGGGGAAACCCGATGGGCGTGACCCGTTGGGCCGCGATACCATCCCGAAGTTCTTCGCCTACAACGCCCGGCATCGCCGCGACCGCCCCGCCATGCGCGAAAAAGCGCTGGGCATCTGGCAGACCTGGACCTGGGGCGAGGTCAATGGCCGGGTGCGCGATCTGGCCGGCGGCCTGGCTGCGCTGGGACTGCGGCGCGGCGACAAGGTCGCCATCATCGGCGACAACCGGCCTGAACTGTACTGGACCATGGCCGCTTCCCAGGCGCTTGGCGGCATTCCGGTGCCGGTCTACCAGGACAGCGTCGCCGACGAGATACAGTATGTGATCGAGCATGCCGAGGCGCGCTTCGCCGTGGTTGAGAACCAGGAGCAGGTGGACAAGCTGCTGTCGATCCGGGACCGCCTGCCGATGCTGGAGATCATCGCCTATGGCGATCCGCGGGGCCTGCGTCATTACGATCAGCCTTTCCTGCGCAATCTTGCCGATGTGTCGAAGCAGGGCGCCGCGTACAACACGGCCAATCCGGACTTTGTCGATGCCGAGATCGTCAGGGGTAACGGCAATGACCTTTCGATCATCTGCTATACGTCTGGCACCACCGGCCGGCCCAAGGGGGTCATGCTCAGCCACGATAACGTGGTGCGTTCGGCCAATCTGGCGGTTGCTTTCGACAAGCTGAATGAAAACGATCAGGTACTGGCTTATCTGCCGATGGCCTGGGTCGGCGACAACTTCCTGTCCTATGTTGAAAGCGCGGTGACGGGCTTCTGCATGAACTGCCCCGAGTCAGCCGACACGGTGCTGCAGGACCTGCGCGAAGTAGGGCCGACCTATTTCTTCGCACCGCCCCGCATCTGGGAAAACCTGCTCACCACGGTGATGATCCGCATGGAGGATGCCGGCACGATCAAGCGCCGCATGTTCCATTTCTTTATCAGACTGGCGCGACGCGCCGGCCGCAACATCCTGGAAGGCAAGCCGGTCGCAGTCACGGATCGGCTGCTGTATGCGCTGGGCGAAATCCTGGTCTATGGTCCGCTCAAGAACGTGCTGGGGCTGAGCCGCCTGCGGCTCGCCTATACGGCGGGCGAGGCCATCGGGCCGGATATCTTCGATTTCTTCCGCGCGCTGGGCATCAATCTCAAGCAACTCTACGGCCAGACCGAATGCACGGTGTATCTGTGCATGCACACCGATACCGACGTGATTCCCGATACCGTCGGTCCGCCGGCCCCGGGTGTTGAACTGAAGATCGACGAGGCAACCGGCGAGGTGCTGTTCCGCAGCCCCGGCGTATTCGTCGGCTACTACAAGAATGACGCCGCCACCGCCGAAACCAAGACGGCGGACGGCTGGGTGCATACCGGCGATGCCGGCGTGTTCACAGACAATGGTCACCTGCGCATCATCGATCGCGCCAAGGATGTCGGCCGTCTCACTGACGGCGCATTGTTCGCGCCGAAATACATCGAGAACAAGCTGAAATTCTTCCCGCACATCAAGGAAGCCGTGGCCTTCGGCGACGGCCGGGATCATGTCGCCGCCTTCATCAATATCGACCTTGCCGCAGTCGGCTCCTGGGCCGAGCGCAACGGTATTTCCTACGCCTCCTATGCCGACCTTGCCGGTCGGCCCGAGGTCTATACGCTGATCCGCGGCTGCATCGAGCAGGTCAATCGCGACCTGTCATCCGACAGCAGCATGACGGCGAGCCAGATCAAGCGCTTTCTGATTCTGCACAAGGAGCTGGATGCTGATGACGGCGAGCTGACCCGCACCCGCAAGGTTCGCCGCAGCACGATTGCCGAACGCTACGGCACGCTGATCGAAGCGCTGTATTCGGGGCAGCCGTCGATTGCGGTGGAAGCCAAGATCACCTTTGAGGATGGTCGGACCGGCACCTTCAATGCCAACCTGAAGGTCGACGAAGCCACCACTTATTCGACGATGCGTAAGGCAGGCTGACCGGGATGAGTGTTCCAGACAAGAAGATCGGTGACGTCCTGCTCAAGGTCGAGAATATCAGCCTGTCTTTTGGCGGCGTGAAGGCGCTGACTGATATCAGCTTCGAAATCCGAGAGCAGGAAGTGCTGGCAATCATCGGGCCCAATGGCGCCGGTAAATCGTCGATGCTGAATTGCATCAATGGTTTCTATCATCCGCAGCAGGGCACAATTACCTACCGCGGTGAAAAGCGGAAACAGATGCGACCGCATCAGGCGGCCACACAGGGCATCGCGCGCACCTTCCAGAATATCGCGTTATTCAAGGGCATGTCGACGCTGGACAACATCATGACCGGCCGCCTGCTCAAGATGAAGGCCGGCCTGTTCACGTCAGCCATTTACAAGGGGCCGGCGGAGCGTGAGCAGATCGAACATCGCGAATTCTGCGAACGCATCATCGACTTCCTGGAAATCGAGGCGATCCGCAAGGTGCCGGTCGGCCGGTTGCCGTACGGGTTGCAGAAGCGTGTTGAGCTGGCGCGCGCCCTGGCCGCCGAGCCGACGCTGCTGCTGCTCGACGAACCGATGGCCGGCATGAACCTGGAAGAAAAACAGGATATGTGCCGCTTCATCCTGGATGTGAACGATGAATTCGGCACCACCATCTGCCTGATCGAGCATGACATGGGTGTGGTGATGGATATTTCCGACCGCGTCGTGGTGCTCGACTACGGCCGCAAGATCTGTGACGGCGTGCCGGAAGACGTAAAGAACAATCAGGCCGTCATCGACGCCTATCTTGGCGTGCAGCATTAGGGCGGGCGGGCAATGGCATTTTTCCTGGAAGTCCTGATCGGCGGCCTGATGGCCGGTGTGATGTATTCGCTGGTGGCGCTCGGCTTTGTGCTGATCTTCAAGGCATCCGGCGTGTTCAATTTCGCGCAGGGCGCGATGGTGCTGTTCGCCGGCCTGTTTTTCGTTGGATTCAGCGAGATGGGCGTGCCGGTGTGGCTGGCGCTGCTGCTGACCGTCGCCGTCATGGTGGTGCTGGCCGGCGTGATCGAGCGGCTGGTGTTGCGCCATCTGGTCAACCAGGAAGGCATCATCCTGTTCATGGCCACCATCGGCGTATCCTTCTTCCTCGACGGTTTCGGCCAGACTATCTGGGGCAGCAACGTGAAACAGCTGGATATCGGCATCCCGACCGATCCGATCTTCCTGATGGACGGCGAGATTCTGATCCAGTCCTTCGACCTCTGGGCTGCGCTGGTGGCCGGCACGCTGCTGGCGGCGCTGGTGGTGTTCCAGAAGACCCGCACCGGGCGCGCGCTGCGCGCGGTGGCCGACGATCACCAGGCCGCGCAGTCGGTCGGCATTCCGCTCAATGTGATCTGGATTATCGTCTGGGCGATTGCCGGTCTGGTCGCGCTGGTGGCTGGCGTCATGTGGGGCTCCAAGCTCGGCGTGCAGCCGGCCATTGTCAGTCTCGCGCTCAAGGCGCTGCCGGTGCTGATCCTCGGCGGCTTCACATCCATTCCGGGTGCCATCATCGGCGGGCTGATCATCGGCGCCGGCGAAAAGCTGGCCGAGGTCTATATCGGGCCTTTCGTGGGCGGCGGCATCGAGAACTGGTTCGCCTATGTGCTGGCGCTGGCCTTCCTGCTGGTCCGGCCACAGGGCCTTTTCGGCGAAAAACTGATCGAACGCGTGTAGCGGCCAGCGAAGGATTATTCACATGCTCTACCGCGAATCCGGACAATACAAGACCACTTACAGCGCCGATCAGGCGATCTTCACCATCCCGCAGGACCGCGTGTTTTTCGCGTTGCTGATGCTGGTGGCGTTTGTCGGCATTCCGATGGTGGCGACCAACTATGTCTACACCGCGCTGCTGATCCCGTTCCTCTGTCTCTCGCTGGCGGCGCTCGGGCTCAACATTCTGACCGGCTATTGCGGCCAGCTTTCACTCGGTACCGGGGCTTTCATGGGCGTGGGTGCGGTCACTGCCTGGAACCTTGCAACGCGCATGCCCGACCTCAATCTTCTGGTGGTGTTTGCGCTGGCCGGGCTGGTCACCGCGGCAGTTGGCATGTTCTTCGGTCTGCCGTCCTTGCGCATCAAGGGCTTCTATCTCGCCGTCGCCACGCTGGCGGCGCAGTTCTTCCTGCCCTGGCTGTTCGTCAAATGGGGCTGGCTCACCAACCATGCGACGTCAGGTGTTATCACTGCGCCGCAGCTCAGGATTCTTGGCTGGGAAGCAGATACGCCGATGGAGAAGTATCTGCTTGCGCTTGGTATCGTTACGCTGCTGGCGCTGGCGGCAAAGAATCTGGTGCGCAGCAATCCAGGCCGGCAGTGGATGGCGATCCGCGACATGGATATTGCCGCCGAGATCATCGGCATTCGTCCGGTGGTGGCCAAGCTGACCGCTTTTGCGGTCTCGTCCTTCTATATCGGCGTGGCTGGCGCGATGTACCTCTTCATCTATCTCGGCTCCACCGAGCCGGATGGCTTTGGCATCAGCCTCTCGTTCCAGGCGCTGTTCATGATCATTATCGGTGGTCTGGGGTCGATCCTAGGCAGTTTTCTCGGCGCCTTCTTCATCCTGCTGCTGCCGATCTTCCTGACCCGGGTGCCGCCCACACTCGGCTTCGACCTGTCGACTGCCTTGGTGTCGCATCTGGAATTCATGGTTTTCGGCGCCCTGATCGTCTTCTTCCTGATCGTCGAGCCGCATGGCCTTGCCCGGCTCTGGCAGATCGCCAAGGAAAAGCTGCGTATCTGGCCGTTCCCTTACTGATCTACCCTTCTGAGGCCCGCGATACCTGCGCGGCCGGGGAAAACCGGGTTTGTACTGTGTTTTTAGCGTGCTAGGCTAACTGCAATTCCTGCCGGATAAGGCAGGTATAACCGGGAGGATAAAATGAAAGCATCCAAATGGATTGCGTCCCTTGTTGCGGGCGCGGCCCTGGCGGGCAGCGCATTTGCGGCGCTGGCGCAGGAGCAGGTCATTCCGTCGATGGTCTACCGCACCGGCCCTTATGCGCCGAGTGGTATTCCGGTTGCCGACGGATTTGCCGACTACATCAATCTGGTCAACGAGCGCGATGGCGGCCTGAACGGCGTCAAGCTGCGTAACGAAGAGTGCGAGACGCAGTACAACACCGAGCGCGGCGTTGAATGCTACGAGCGTCTCAAGGCGCTGGGTGGTACCATCTTCAGCCCGTATTCCACCGGCATCACCTACGCCCTGA includes:
- a CDS encoding AMP-binding protein, translated to MSETSGKPDGRDPLGRDTIPKFFAYNARHRRDRPAMREKALGIWQTWTWGEVNGRVRDLAGGLAALGLRRGDKVAIIGDNRPELYWTMAASQALGGIPVPVYQDSVADEIQYVIEHAEARFAVVENQEQVDKLLSIRDRLPMLEIIAYGDPRGLRHYDQPFLRNLADVSKQGAAYNTANPDFVDAEIVRGNGNDLSIICYTSGTTGRPKGVMLSHDNVVRSANLAVAFDKLNENDQVLAYLPMAWVGDNFLSYVESAVTGFCMNCPESADTVLQDLREVGPTYFFAPPRIWENLLTTVMIRMEDAGTIKRRMFHFFIRLARRAGRNILEGKPVAVTDRLLYALGEILVYGPLKNVLGLSRLRLAYTAGEAIGPDIFDFFRALGINLKQLYGQTECTVYLCMHTDTDVIPDTVGPPAPGVELKIDEATGEVLFRSPGVFVGYYKNDAATAETKTADGWVHTGDAGVFTDNGHLRIIDRAKDVGRLTDGALFAPKYIENKLKFFPHIKEAVAFGDGRDHVAAFINIDLAAVGSWAERNGISYASYADLAGRPEVYTLIRGCIEQVNRDLSSDSSMTASQIKRFLILHKELDADDGELTRTRKVRRSTIAERYGTLIEALYSGQPSIAVEAKITFEDGRTGTFNANLKVDEATTYSTMRKAG
- a CDS encoding ABC transporter ATP-binding protein, with protein sequence MSVPDKKIGDVLLKVENISLSFGGVKALTDISFEIREQEVLAIIGPNGAGKSSMLNCINGFYHPQQGTITYRGEKRKQMRPHQAATQGIARTFQNIALFKGMSTLDNIMTGRLLKMKAGLFTSAIYKGPAEREQIEHREFCERIIDFLEIEAIRKVPVGRLPYGLQKRVELARALAAEPTLLLLDEPMAGMNLEEKQDMCRFILDVNDEFGTTICLIEHDMGVVMDISDRVVVLDYGRKICDGVPEDVKNNQAVIDAYLGVQH
- a CDS encoding branched-chain amino acid ABC transporter permease, with translation MAFFLEVLIGGLMAGVMYSLVALGFVLIFKASGVFNFAQGAMVLFAGLFFVGFSEMGVPVWLALLLTVAVMVVLAGVIERLVLRHLVNQEGIILFMATIGVSFFLDGFGQTIWGSNVKQLDIGIPTDPIFLMDGEILIQSFDLWAALVAGTLLAALVVFQKTRTGRALRAVADDHQAAQSVGIPLNVIWIIVWAIAGLVALVAGVMWGSKLGVQPAIVSLALKALPVLILGGFTSIPGAIIGGLIIGAGEKLAEVYIGPFVGGGIENWFAYVLALAFLLVRPQGLFGEKLIERV
- the acnA gene encoding aconitate hydratase AcnA → MPIVVGHDTLKTRRTLKVGNKSYAYYSIKAAEKAGLGDLTRLPYSMKVLLENLLRYEDGRSVTVDDLKAVAQWLKDKRSDREIAYRPARVLMQDFTGVPAVVDLAAMRDAMTKLGGDTKKINPLSPVDLVIDHSVMVDYSATKGAFQKNVDLEYERNGERYAFLRWGQTAFDNFRVVPPGTGICHQVNVEYLAQTVWTGIDGKTEVAYPDTLVGTDSHTTMVNGLAVLGWGVGGIEAEAAMLGQPISMLLPEVVGFRLSGKPKEGTTATDLVLTVTQMLRKKGVVNKFVEFYGPGLDELSIADRCTVANMAPEYGATCGFFPVDGETIAYLKASGRDPERVKLVEAYAKAQGFWRGPKAVDPVFTDTLELDLSTVEPSLAGPTRPEGRVPLSRAAVEFKDAMSNFYGKKTAVDFRAKVENANFDLGHGDVVIAAITSCTNTSNPSVLLGAGLLARNALKKGLTTKPWVKTSLAPGSQVVTDYLAQSGVQKDLDALGFQIVGYGCTTCIGNSGPLPDNISKAVTDNDFVVGAVLSGNRNFEGRVHPLTKANYLASPMLVVAYALAGNLNMDVANEPLGHDKKGKPVYLKDIWPSNKEIAATVRKYVTPAMFKKRYADVFKGDVNWRKIKVDGSQTYGWDIASTYVQHPPYFEGMSTTPAPITDVKGARLLAILGDKITTDHISPAGSIKKDGPAGKYLMDHKVNYADFNSYGARRGNHEIMMRGTFANIRIKNEMVPGTEGGITKHMPHGEVMSIYDAAMKYKAASTPLVIVAGKEYGNGSSRDWAAKGTILLGVKAVIAESYERIHRSNLVGMGVLPLQFLNGMTRFDLKLDGSEKFDISGIAVGLKPRMKTPVTITRADGSTQTIEVLCRIDTLDEIDYYKNGGILHYVLRNLAKAA
- a CDS encoding branched-chain amino acid ABC transporter permease; this translates as MLYRESGQYKTTYSADQAIFTIPQDRVFFALLMLVAFVGIPMVATNYVYTALLIPFLCLSLAALGLNILTGYCGQLSLGTGAFMGVGAVTAWNLATRMPDLNLLVVFALAGLVTAAVGMFFGLPSLRIKGFYLAVATLAAQFFLPWLFVKWGWLTNHATSGVITAPQLRILGWEADTPMEKYLLALGIVTLLALAAKNLVRSNPGRQWMAIRDMDIAAEIIGIRPVVAKLTAFAVSSFYIGVAGAMYLFIYLGSTEPDGFGISLSFQALFMIIIGGLGSILGSFLGAFFILLLPIFLTRVPPTLGFDLSTALVSHLEFMVFGALIVFFLIVEPHGLARLWQIAKEKLRIWPFPY